A single window of Pieris napi chromosome 8, ilPieNapi1.2, whole genome shotgun sequence DNA harbors:
- the LOC125051532 gene encoding rho GTPase-activating protein 4-like isoform X5, which translates to MSVSEATTPSTAEPPAAAVPFDERDLEPRTPMKRLGSTRKLAAFNNIRTQLAEQAKAVEGRADAAAGVAAELGDYCRRRADLEHEYARALDKLARAAAQRHRDQRHKREQWPLAGAYACWQAALDATRALARDHAALADLYGGPLAARLHRAADDVLRLHRKCRDLVAERQEDIAAALAEAAAAGKAHAAAAHDWRAAALKLRHAHAARQALAAADPPRNKKIKALEKELEKRRSRHAEARAKALRARAEYVLSLEAANATLQRYYLDDIADIMLCSETGYEEVVGRAVRCAAAAERARAAALSGAAQALLATAESLDAVGDRQRVVAAHPAAFAPPRPLPYAGESPSRQDAAMKELLDGAAPDEDEAAEALRRELAARLTQLEAAARALRAECREHAKTLDAAEAELVRQMEGPDACWDVSGLFGAAAAPAARPAPADDDEDDAPRKEQEDYYLAKFRSYVSCAGRLARLESKAAAVRERLLGGASGGGRSPVAGVRRGGRRGQFAAPLDDALPTPLVSCVRVIAGYGLRQQGVFRVSGSQVEMQALRAAFERGEDPLADVRDASDMNSVCGLLKLYLRELRPPLVPPQMRERLVRAAAVPDDAAFAARLREELAALPRPALLVLRYLFAFLAHLAEHSDRNMMDAWNLAICLGPTLLPAWGEGGEQVTAQNLVNELVKRTILLHRDVFPQDIAPHALYVPPEPPRSSPGEADEADGAGAEAAETEPSDVDDLDDDDEDEEPLEDDAGNPGPGAASLPSTSTKGSREPRPRPSTTPSPPP; encoded by the exons ATATTAGGACTCAGCTAGCGGAGCAAGCGAAAGCGGTGGAGGGGCGCGCCGACGCGGCGGCCGGCGTCGCGGCCGAGCTGGGCGACTACTGCCGCCGGCGCGCAGATCTCGAACACGAATACGCGCGCGCGCTCGACAAGCTAGCGCGCGCCGCGGCCCAGCGCCATCGCGACCAGCGCCACAAGCGAGAGCAGTGGCCGCTGGCCGGAGCCTACGCTTGCTGGCAGGCCGCCCTCGACGCCACGCGCGCCCTGGCTCGCGATCACGCCGCGCTGGCGGACCTCTACGGCGGTCCGCTGGCCGCGCGCCTGCATCGCGCCGCGGACGACGTGCTTCGTCTGCACCGCAAGTGCCGCGACCTCGTCGCCGAGCGCCAGGAGGATATCGCCGCCGCTCTCGCCGAGGCGGCGGCCGCCGGCAAGGCGCACGCCGCCGCAGCGCACGACTGGCGGGCAGCGGCGCTCAAGCTGCGTCACGCGCACGCGGCGCGCCAGGCGCTCGCCGCCGCCGACCCGCCGAGGAACAAAAAGATCAAGGCGCTCGAGAAGGAACTCGAAAAG CGTCGCAGCCGACACGCCGAGGCGCGGGCGAAGGCTCTGCGGGCCCGGGCCGAGTACGTGTTGAGCCTCGAGGCGGCCAACGCAACGCTGCAGCGCTATTACCTCGACGACATCGCCGACATAATGCTGTGCAGCGAGACCGGCTACGAGGAGGTGGTCGGGCGCGCCGTGCGATGCGCCGCCGCCGCCGAACGCGCGCGCGCCGCCGCTCTGTCCGGGGCGGCGCAGGCGCTGCTCGCCACCGCCGAGTCGCTGGACGCCGTCGGCGACCGGCAGCGCGTGGTCGCCGCGCATCCGGCCGCCTTCGCGCCGCCGCGGCCCTTGCCCTACGCGGGCGAGTCCCCCTCGCGGCAGGACGCCGCGATGAAGGAGCTGCTCGACGGCGCCGCGCCCGACGAGGACGAGGCGGCCGAGGCCCTGCGCCGCGAGCTCGCCGCGCGCCTCACGCAGCTCGAGGCGGCGGCGCGCGCGCTGCGAGCCGAGTGTCGCGAGCACGCCAAGACGCTCGACGCCGCCGAGGCGGAGCTCGTCCGCCAGATGGAGGGGCCCGACGCCTGCTGGGACGTGTCCGGGCTCTTCGGCGCCGCCGCCGCTCCCGCCGCGAGGCCGGCGCCGGCCGACGACGACGAGGACGACGCGCCCAGGAAGGAACAGGAGGACTACTACTTGGCC AAGTTCCGGTCGTACGTGTCGTGCGCGGGCAGGCTGGCTCGCCTCGAGAGCAAGGCGGCGGCGGTGCGCGAGCGCCTGCTGGGCGGCGCCTCGGGCGGCGGCCGGTCTCCGGTGGCGGGCGTGAGGCGCGGCGGGCGGCGCGGCCAGTTCGCGGCGCCGCTGGACGACGCGCTGCCGACGCCGCTCGTTTCCTGCGTGCGAGTCATCGCCGGGTACGGTCTGCGGCAGCAGGGCGTCTTCCGCGTGTCCGGCTCGCAGGTGGAGATGCAGGCGCTGCGGGCCGCCTTCGAGCGCGGCGAGGACCCGCTGGCGGACGTGCGCGACGCGTCCGACATGAATTCGGTCTGCGGTCTGCTCAAGCTGTACCTGCGCGAGCTGCGGCCGCCGCTCGTGCCGCCGCAGATGCGGGAGCGCCTCGTGCGCGCCGCCGCCGTCCCCGACGACGCGGCGTTCGCGGCGAGGCTCCGCGAGGAGCTGGCGGCGCTGCCGCGCCCGGCGCTGCTCGTGCTGCGCTACCTGTTCGCTTTTCTCGCGCATCTGGCGGAACACAGCGACCGGAACATGATGGACGCGTGGAACCTCGCCATCTGCCTCGGACCGACGCTGCTGCCCGCCTGGGGCGAGGGCGGCGAGCAGGTGACGGCCCAGAACCTCGTCAACGAGCTCGTGAAGCGCACCATCCTGCTGCACCGCGACGTGTTCCCGCAGGACATCGCCCCGCACGCGCTCTACGTGCCTCCCGAGCCGCCGCGCTCCTCGCCCGG GGAGGCCGACGAGGCGGACGGCGCGGGCGCCGAAGCGGCCGAGACCGAGCCGAGCGACGTCGACGACCTGGACGACGACGACGAAGACGAGGAGCCTCTGGAAGACGACGCGGG GAATCCAGGTCCCGGAGCGGCTTCGCTCCCGAGCACGTCGACGAAGGGCAGCCGCGAGCCTCGCCCGCGACCGTCGACGACCCCGTCTCCGCCGCCCTAG